A genomic stretch from Ooceraea biroi isolate clonal line C1 chromosome 3, Obir_v5.4, whole genome shotgun sequence includes:
- the LOC105277507 gene encoding valacyclovir hydrolase, translated as MRFRSQIEQLDRENFTIVAWEPPGYGKSRPPDNKTFPDNFHQRDAAWAHSLMKTLDYSKFSLLGFGDGGTTALLLAATYPQSIRKMIVFGARSYIHQNEIAHCDNIGRRIEDLVPTEVCTDYFQKTWTEWVNTMKRLYVVQNGNLCQEALAKIKCPTLIIHGFEDKFVVPDQQLHLSQNIVNSRTYMFKKPPHDIYQKYPEVFNHKMTKFLLEK; from the exons ATGCGTTTCAGGTCGCAGATTGAACAGCTGGACAGAGAAAACTTCACCATAGTGGCATGGGAACCACCCGGTTATGGAAAATCACGACCACCCGACAACAAGACTTTCCCGGATAATTTCCATCAGCGCGATGCTGCGTGGGCCCACAGTTTAATGAAGACCCTAGACTATTCGAAATTTTCCTTGCTCGGCTTTGGCGATGGCGGTACCACAGCGCTTTTGCTTGCTGCCACATATCCTCAGAGCATTCGCAAAATGATCGTTTTCGGTGCAAGATCATACATACATCAGAACGAGATCGCACACTGTGATA ATATTGGGAGGCGGATCGAAGATTTAGTACCTACAGAAGTTTGTAcggattattttcaaaagacTTGGACGGAGTGGGTAAACACGATGAAAAGATTGTACGTCGTGCAGAATGGTAATCTGTGCCAGGAAGCtttagcaaaaataaaatgcccAACGTTGATCATTCATGGATTTGAAGATAAATTTGTTGTTCCAGATCAGCAATTGCACTTGTCACAGAATATTGTCAACTCAAG gACATACATGTTTAAGAAGCCTCCCCatgatatttatcaaaaatatcccGAGGTGTTCAACCACAAGATGACAAAGTTCCTCTTAGAAAAATAA
- the LOC105277475 gene encoding valacyclovir hydrolase: MEGKACEMEEGKVHVGDVDINFLRVGTGDHPVLLMAGVLGTTRISFRLQIEKLNREKLTIVVWDPPGYGQSRPPDRTFPDNFHQRDAAWAHSLMKSLGYSKFSLLGWCDGGTVALLLAATYPDSIRKMIVLGARSYVRSKEIQVFESLRDINTWSERLITDLLQVYNMDYIQKIVSEWIEYMLRVYIKQDGDLCKQTLPKIKCQTFIIHGEKDALAVLEQSKYLKQNIVDSKLYIFENGKHNPNQKYPEKFNKLITDFLLGE; encoded by the exons ATGGAAGGCAAGGCTTGTGAGATGGAG GAAGGAAAGGTACACGTGGGCGACGTAGACATCAATTTCCTTCGAGTCGGCACAGGCGATCATCCGGTGTTATTGATGGCTGGAGTATTAG GAACGACACGGATAAGTTTCAGGCTGCAGATTGAAAAGCTGAACAGAGAGAAGCTGACTATAGTGGTATGGGATCCACCTGGTTATGGACAATCACGACCACCTGACAGGACTTTTCCGGATAATTTCCATCAGCGCGATGCTGCGTGGGCCCACAGTCTGATGAAAAGTCTGGGCTATTCAAAATTTTCCTTACTTGGCTGGTGCGATGGCGGTACCGTGGCGCTTTTGCTTGCCGCCACATATCCAGACAGCATCCGCAAGATGATTGTACTCGGTGCAAGATCATACGTACGCTCTAAGGAGATTCAAGTATTTGAAA GCTTAAGAGACATCAACACGTGGTCGGAAAGACTGATAACCGATTTGCTACAAGTCTATAATATGGATTATATACAAAAGATTGTGTCGGAGTGGATAGAATATATGCTAAGGGTGTACATCAAGCAGGATGGCGATTTATGCAAGCAGACTTTACCGAAAATAAAGTGTCAAACGTTCATCATTCATGGAGAAAAGGATGCGTTGGCTGTACTAGAACAGTCAAAGTATCTGAAACAGAATATCGTCGATTCAAA GTTATACATTTTTGAGAATGGTAAACATAATCCTAATCAGAAATATCCCGAGAAGTTCAATAAATTGATAACAGATTTCCTTTTGGGAGAATAA
- the LOC105277478 gene encoding valacyclovir hydrolase: protein MLSRVFKTCNRVTSLAIRQSSTIGGKARQVEERKIQVDDININFARVGTGDHPVLLLPGALGTIWTDFKPQIENLDTEKLTIVAWDPPGYGKSRPPDRTFPDDFFERDAMWAHNLMKALGYSKFSLVGWSDGGITALVLAATYPESVRKMIVCAANAYIHPDETKAYENIRDINKWSERMRTPMIQAYGEDYFRQTWTNWIDGMLKLYDKQNGDVCKQALSRIKCPTFIIHGAKDALVLPEHSTYLKQNITDSRLHIFEKGAHNLHLRYPEEFNKLVTDFLLEKSKV from the exons ATGTTATCGAGAGTGTTTAAGACGTGTAATCGCGTCACATCATTGGCGATTCGACAATCATCGACGATAGGAGGCAAGGCCCGTCAGGTGGAG GAACGCAAGATTCAGGTGGATGACATAAACATCAATTTCGCTCGAGTCGGCACCGGTGATCATCCGGTGCTGTTGCTGCCTGGTGCATTAG GAACGATATGGACGGATTTCAAGCCGCAGATCGAAAATCTGGACACCGAGAAGTTAACTATAGTGGCGTGGGATCCACCCGGTTACGGAAAATCACGGCCACCCGACAGGACCTTCCCGGATGATTTCTTTGAACGCGATGCCATGTGGGCGCACAATCTCATGAAGGCCCTGGGCTACTCGAAATTTTCCTTAGTCGGCTGGAGCGATGGCGGTATCACGGCGCTTGTCCTTGCCGCCACGTATCCTGAGAGCGTCCGCAAGATGATCGTGTGCGCCGCGAACGCATATATACACCCGGACGAGACCAAAGCGTATGAAA ATATCAGGGACATCAACAAGTGGTCAGAAAGAATGAGAACACCTATGATACAAGCCTACGGTGAAGATTATTTCAGACAGACTTGGACGAATTGGATAGACGGTATGCTAAAATTGTATGACAAGCAGAATGGTGACGTATGCAAGCAGGCGTTATCGAGAATCAAGTGCCCGACATTCATCATTCACGGAGCCAAGGATGCGTTGGTCCTACCGGAACATTCAACGTACCTGAAGCAAAATATCACTGACTCAAG ATTACACATTTTCGAAAAGGGCGCACACAATCTTCATTTGAGATATCCCGAGGAGTTTAATAAATTGGTCACGGATTTTCTCCTGGAGAAATCGAAAGTgtga